A genome region from Pseudomonas anguilliseptica includes the following:
- a CDS encoding DUF2061 domain-containing protein, with the protein MLKTLTFTLMHFCIAFAVTYALTGSIAASGLVAAIEPLCNSVGFYFHEKVWQRIEGRSTGAAAHPKHAWLHHQA; encoded by the coding sequence ATGCTCAAGACTCTGACTTTTACCCTGATGCACTTCTGTATCGCCTTTGCCGTCACGTACGCGCTGACCGGCAGCATCGCGGCCAGTGGTCTGGTGGCAGCCATTGAACCGCTTTGCAACTCGGTGGGCTTCTACTTTCACGAGAAGGTCTGGCAGCGCATCGAAGGCCGTTCGACAGGTGCCGCTGCTCACCCCAAACATGCCTGGCTGCATCATCAGGCATAG
- a CDS encoding IS630 family transposase has product MARPAAPFFLSPSDADMLQGWLRMGSLPQSIGQRARILLLLANGLTPKEISEQLQVSAPVVFKWRKRYQETGLEGLSDLRRSGAPRKLNEAKIKEILTLTTQRVPREATHWSLRLMAKYAGVSIWQVAQVWAAADLKPHRLKTFKISNDPHFADKVVDVVGLYLNPPDNALVLSVDEKTQIQALDRTQPMLPLKPGQIERRTHDYKRHGTASLYAAFDILTGKVIGRITQRHRAKEFLEFLRQIDRSTPAELDLHVILDNSSTHKTAAVREWLEKHPRFKLHFTPTSASWLNAVEGWFAQLERRALYRDAFSSVADLRAAIRRFIEAHNEHSAKPFRWSKTAESIISSVHRAKLAVIRNELLD; this is encoded by the coding sequence ATGGCCCGGCCAGCAGCCCCATTCTTCTTGAGTCCCAGTGATGCCGACATGCTGCAAGGCTGGTTACGCATGGGATCGCTGCCTCAGAGCATCGGCCAGCGGGCCAGAATTCTGTTGCTGCTGGCCAACGGTCTCACGCCCAAGGAGATCAGCGAGCAGCTGCAAGTCTCTGCGCCAGTGGTCTTCAAATGGCGTAAACGCTACCAGGAGACCGGTCTGGAGGGGCTGAGTGACCTGCGGCGCAGTGGAGCGCCTCGCAAGCTCAACGAAGCGAAGATCAAGGAAATCCTGACGCTGACGACCCAGCGAGTCCCGCGCGAAGCTACCCACTGGAGCCTACGGTTGATGGCCAAGTACGCTGGGGTCAGCATCTGGCAGGTCGCACAGGTGTGGGCTGCTGCCGACCTCAAGCCGCACCGGTTGAAAACCTTCAAGATCAGTAACGACCCGCACTTTGCAGACAAAGTGGTCGATGTCGTCGGGCTCTATTTGAATCCGCCCGACAACGCCCTGGTGCTATCTGTTGACGAAAAAACACAGATCCAGGCGCTGGACCGCACACAGCCCATGCTGCCGCTCAAGCCCGGGCAGATTGAGCGGCGGACGCATGACTATAAGCGCCACGGTACGGCCAGTCTGTACGCAGCCTTTGACATCCTGACGGGTAAGGTCATCGGCCGTATCACCCAGCGGCACAGGGCCAAGGAGTTTTTGGAGTTCCTTCGACAGATCGACCGCAGCACTCCCGCCGAGCTGGACCTGCATGTAATTCTGGACAACAGCTCGACTCACAAGACCGCTGCCGTCAGGGAATGGCTGGAGAAGCATCCCCGTTTCAAGCTGCACTTCACACCGACCAGCGCCTCGTGGCTGAACGCCGTGGAGGGCTGGTTTGCGCAACTGGAAAGACGGGCGCTTTATCGTGATGCCTTCAGCAGCGTGGCTGACCTGAGAGCGGCGATACGTCGCTTCATTGAGGCTCATAACGAACATTCGGCTAAGCCGTTCCGCTGGAGCAAAACGGCTGAGTCGATTATCAGCTCCGTGCATCGAGCAAAGCTGGCTGTAATTCGGAATGAGTTATTGGATTAA
- a CDS encoding amino acid aminotransferase, which yields MSLFSAVEMAPRDPILGLNEAFNADTRATKVNLGVGVYYNEEGRIPLLRAVAEAEKARIEAHAPRGYLPIEGIAAYDSAVQKLLLGADSELIAAGRVITTQAVGGTGALKTGADFLKRLLPNTVVAISDPSWENHRALFESAGFPVQNYRYYDAASHGVNRAGMLEDLKNLPARSVVVLHACCHNPTGVDLSLDDWKAVLDVLREREHVPFLDIAYQGFGDGIEQDAFAVRLFAASGIPFFVSSSFSKSFSLYGERVGALSIVTGSQEEAGRVLSQAKRVIRTNYSNPPTHGATVVASVLNSPELRALWEEELAGMRERIRGMRMAMVEQLAALNCKRDFGFVAQQRGMFSYSGLTAEQVDRLKTEFGIYAVSTGRICVAALNQRNLPAVTQAIAAVL from the coding sequence ATGAGTCTGTTCTCTGCCGTCGAAATGGCTCCGCGCGATCCCATCCTGGGTCTCAATGAAGCATTCAACGCCGACACCCGTGCGACCAAGGTCAACCTTGGCGTAGGCGTTTACTACAACGAGGAAGGCCGCATTCCCCTGCTGCGCGCCGTAGCCGAAGCCGAGAAAGCCCGCATTGAAGCCCACGCCCCACGTGGTTACCTGCCAATTGAAGGCATTGCTGCCTATGACAGCGCCGTGCAGAAACTGTTACTGGGTGCCGACTCCGAACTGATTGCCGCCGGCCGGGTGATCACCACTCAGGCCGTGGGTGGCACGGGCGCCCTGAAAACCGGCGCCGACTTCCTCAAGCGCCTGCTGCCCAATACCGTGGTTGCCATCAGCGACCCAAGCTGGGAAAACCACCGCGCGCTGTTCGAGTCCGCCGGTTTCCCGGTACAGAACTACCGCTATTACGACGCAGCCAGCCATGGGGTTAACCGTGCCGGCATGCTCGAAGACCTGAAAAATCTGCCTGCGCGCTCGGTTGTCGTGCTGCACGCCTGCTGCCACAACCCGACCGGTGTCGACCTGTCGCTGGACGACTGGAAAGCTGTGCTGGACGTACTGCGCGAACGTGAACACGTGCCGTTCCTCGACATCGCCTACCAGGGCTTTGGTGACGGTATCGAGCAGGACGCCTTTGCCGTGCGCCTGTTCGCCGCCTCCGGCATCCCGTTCTTCGTTTCCAGCTCGTTCTCCAAGTCCTTCTCGCTGTACGGCGAGCGCGTCGGTGCGCTGTCGATCGTCACCGGCAGCCAGGAAGAAGCCGGCCGCGTGCTGTCGCAAGCCAAACGCGTGATCCGCACCAACTACTCCAACCCACCAACCCACGGCGCCACCGTGGTCGCCAGCGTGCTGAACAGCCCTGAGCTGCGCGCCCTGTGGGAAGAAGAGCTGGCCGGCATGCGCGAGCGTATTCGCGGCATGCGCATGGCCATGGTTGAGCAACTGGCGGCGCTCAACTGCAAACGCGATTTTGGCTTCGTTGCCCAGCAGCGCGGCATGTTCTCCTACTCAGGCCTTACCGCCGAGCAGGTTGATCGACTGAAAACCGAGTTCGGCATCTACGCCGTCAGCACCGGCCGCATCTGCGTCGCCGCGCTGAACCAGCGCAACTTGCCCGCCGTTACCCAGGCCATTGCTGCGGTTCTCTGA
- the uvrB gene encoding excinuclease ABC subunit UvrB: MSEFQLVTRFQPAGDQPEAIRQMVEGLEAGLSHQTLLGVTGSGKTFSIANVIAQIQRPTLVLAPNKTLAAQLYGEFKSFFPNNAVEYFVSYYDYYQPEAYVPSSDTFIEKDASINDHIEQMRLSATKALLERPDAIIVTTVSCIYGLGSPESYLKMVLHVDRGDKMDQRALLRRLADLQYTRNDMDFARATFRVRGDVIDIFPAESDLEAIRIELFDDEVESISAFDPLTGEVIRKLPRFTFYPKSHYVTPREVLLEAVEKIKVELAERLEYLRSTNKLVEAQRLEQRTRFDLEMIIELGYCNGIENYSRYLSGRGPGEPPPTLYDYLPDEALLVIDESHVSVPQVGAMYKGDRSRKETLVEYGFRLPSALDNRPMRFEEWEAASPQTIFVSATPGNYEAEHAGRVIEQVVRPTGLVDPQIEVRPALTQVDDLLSEIHKRVAIEERVLVTTLTKRMAEDLTDYLGDHGVKVRYLHSDIDTVERVEIIRDLRIGAFDVLVGINLLREGLDMPEVSLVAILDADKEGFLRSERSLIQTIGRAARNLNGKAILYADRMTGSMERAIGETERRRNKQIAFNETNGIIPKGVFKDVQDILEGAVVPGARSKKRKGMAQAAEESARYENELRSPSEITKRIRQLEEKMYALARDLEFEAAAQLRDEIHKLRERLLQV, from the coding sequence ATGTCCGAGTTTCAATTGGTCACCCGTTTCCAGCCGGCCGGCGATCAACCCGAGGCTATTCGGCAGATGGTCGAAGGCCTGGAAGCAGGCCTTTCACACCAGACGCTGCTCGGTGTAACCGGCTCGGGCAAGACCTTTTCCATCGCCAACGTGATCGCCCAGATTCAGCGTCCGACCCTGGTGCTGGCGCCAAATAAGACCCTGGCCGCGCAGTTGTACGGCGAGTTCAAGAGCTTCTTCCCGAACAACGCGGTGGAGTACTTCGTTTCCTACTACGACTACTACCAGCCGGAAGCCTATGTGCCGTCCTCGGATACCTTTATCGAGAAGGACGCCTCGATCAACGACCATATCGAGCAGATGCGCCTGTCGGCGACCAAGGCACTGTTGGAGCGGCCGGACGCGATTATCGTCACCACGGTGTCGTGCATCTACGGCCTGGGCAGCCCCGAGAGCTACCTGAAGATGGTGCTGCACGTCGATCGCGGCGACAAAATGGACCAACGTGCCTTGCTGCGCCGTCTGGCCGACCTGCAATACACCCGCAACGATATGGACTTCGCCCGCGCCACCTTCCGCGTGCGTGGCGATGTGATCGATATCTTCCCGGCGGAATCGGACCTCGAAGCCATCCGCATCGAGCTTTTCGATGATGAGGTGGAAAGCATCTCGGCCTTCGATCCGCTGACTGGCGAAGTGATCCGCAAGCTACCGCGCTTCACCTTCTACCCTAAGAGCCACTATGTCACCCCGCGCGAGGTGCTGCTGGAGGCGGTGGAGAAGATCAAGGTCGAGTTGGCCGAGCGCCTGGAGTACCTGCGCAGCACCAACAAGCTGGTGGAAGCCCAGCGCCTGGAGCAACGCACCCGCTTCGATCTGGAGATGATCATTGAGCTGGGTTACTGCAACGGCATCGAAAACTACTCGCGTTATCTGTCCGGGCGCGGCCCTGGCGAGCCGCCACCGACGCTGTACGACTACCTGCCGGACGAAGCCTTGCTGGTGATTGATGAGTCCCACGTGTCGGTGCCGCAGGTTGGTGCGATGTACAAAGGCGACCGCTCGCGCAAGGAAACCCTGGTGGAATACGGCTTCCGCCTGCCGTCGGCGCTGGATAACCGGCCGATGCGCTTCGAAGAGTGGGAGGCTGCCAGCCCGCAGACCATCTTCGTTTCCGCCACGCCGGGCAACTACGAAGCCGAGCATGCCGGGCGAGTGATCGAGCAGGTGGTGCGGCCGACTGGTCTGGTTGACCCGCAGATCGAGGTGCGTCCGGCCCTGACCCAGGTCGATGACCTGCTCTCGGAAATCCACAAGCGCGTGGCCATCGAGGAGCGTGTGTTGGTTACTACGCTGACCAAGCGTATGGCTGAGGACCTCACCGATTACCTGGGCGATCACGGGGTCAAGGTGCGTTACCTGCATTCGGACATCGATACGGTAGAGCGGGTCGAGATCATTCGTGACCTGCGCATCGGTGCATTCGACGTGCTGGTCGGCATCAACCTGCTGCGCGAAGGCCTGGATATGCCGGAAGTGTCGCTGGTGGCGATTCTCGATGCCGACAAGGAGGGCTTCCTGCGCAGCGAGCGCTCGCTGATCCAGACCATTGGCCGCGCGGCGCGCAACCTCAACGGCAAGGCGATTCTCTATGCCGACCGCATGACCGGCTCGATGGAGCGTGCGATTGGTGAAACCGAGCGGCGGCGTAACAAGCAGATCGCCTTTAACGAAACCAACGGCATCATCCCCAAGGGGGTGTTCAAGGACGTTCAGGACATCCTCGAAGGCGCAGTCGTGCCCGGCGCGCGCAGCAAGAAGCGCAAAGGCATGGCCCAGGCCGCCGAAGAGAGCGCGCGCTACGAGAACGAACTGCGCTCACCGAGCGAAATCACCAAACGTATTCGTCAGCTGGAAGAGAAGATGTACGCCCTGGCCCGTGACCTGGAGTTCGAGGCGGCGGCGCAGCTGCGCGATGAAATCCACAAACTGCGCGAGCGCCTGTTGCAGGTTTAA
- a CDS encoding EamA family transporter encodes MPTSSSPARSLLLVIAFATIYIGWGTTYLANHFLLLEVPPFVIGSLRFSIAGMLALAWVLLSGQLRMQRSDWGGVLIGSLALIAVGQGALIYANQYLPTGMLAMLYTTLPLWSVALEWLLGERPPLWVMCGLALACSGIVLLMNNGLDHSASIEQWFAGLLVVFATLLWAGGAWLMRQRPPFRSSWLGLSLQMLIGALLLALFGLWHGDWQALDLRTISQQGWLWLAYLVLPVSLGVYPAYFWLLREVRPSLVSTFAFVNPVVALLLGYLLLDERLSLLAMLACGITLGGVVLIIFGRR; translated from the coding sequence ATGCCCACGAGTTCCTCCCCCGCCCGCAGCCTGCTGCTGGTCATTGCCTTTGCCACTATCTATATCGGTTGGGGCACCACCTACCTGGCCAACCACTTTCTCCTGCTGGAGGTACCGCCGTTCGTGATCGGCAGCCTGCGCTTCTCGATTGCCGGAATGCTGGCGCTGGCCTGGGTACTGCTCAGCGGTCAACTGCGCATGCAGCGCAGCGACTGGGGCGGTGTGCTGATCGGTAGCCTGGCATTGATTGCAGTCGGCCAGGGCGCCTTGATTTACGCCAACCAGTATCTGCCCACAGGCATGCTGGCGATGCTCTACACCACCCTGCCGCTGTGGAGCGTGGCGCTGGAATGGCTGCTCGGTGAGCGCCCGCCACTGTGGGTGATGTGCGGCCTGGCCCTGGCCTGCAGCGGCATCGTGCTGCTGATGAACAACGGCCTGGACCACAGCGCCTCCATCGAACAGTGGTTCGCCGGTTTGCTGGTGGTGTTTGCCACTCTGCTCTGGGCCGGCGGTGCCTGGCTGATGCGTCAGCGACCGCCGTTTCGCTCCAGCTGGCTGGGGCTGAGCCTGCAAATGCTGATCGGTGCGTTGCTGTTGGCGCTGTTCGGCCTATGGCACGGCGACTGGCAGGCACTCGATCTGCGCACCATAAGCCAGCAGGGCTGGCTATGGCTGGCGTATCTGGTGCTGCCGGTCAGCCTCGGCGTATATCCGGCGTATTTCTGGCTGCTGCGCGAGGTCAGGCCGAGCCTGGTGTCGACCTTCGCCTTCGTCAACCCGGTGGTGGCGCTGCTGCTGGGCTACCTGCTGCTGGACGAACGGCTGAGCCTGCTGGCGATGCTGGCCTGTGGCATTACCCTGGGCGGCGTGGTGTTGATTATCTTCGGCCGGCGCTAA
- a CDS encoding MDR family MFS transporter — translation MMSVMLGAFMAVLDIQITNSSLKDIQGALSATLEEGSWISTSYLVAEIIMIPLTAWLVQLLSARRLAVWVSLGFLASSLLCSMAWSLESMIVFRATQGFTGGALIPLAFTLTLIKLPEHHRAKGMALFALTATFAPSIGPTLGGWLTENFGWEYIFYINVPPGLLMIAGLMYGLEKKPADWLLLKSTDYAGIVTLGMGLGCLQVFLEEGHRKDWLESSLISGLGSVAAISLVLFVILQISRPNPLINLGVLRERNFGLSSISSIGLGMGLYGSIYVLPLYLAQIQGYNALQIGEVIMWMGVPQLFLIPLVPLLMKKISPKWLCALGFGLFGGASFLSGVLNPDFAGEQFNHIQILRALGQPLVMVTISLIATAYTLPQDAGSASSLFNILRNLGGAIGIALLATLLDSRAKVYFDYLREALVPSNPQVAERLALLTEKLGSEQAALAKLSEITHQQAAIMAYNDAFHCIGIALGISMLAVLLTRKLPAGATGGAAH, via the coding sequence GTGATGAGCGTGATGCTCGGGGCCTTTATGGCGGTGCTGGACATCCAGATCACAAATTCCTCACTCAAGGACATCCAGGGCGCGCTGTCGGCGACCCTGGAGGAAGGCTCGTGGATTTCCACCTCTTATCTGGTGGCGGAAATCATCATGATCCCGCTCACTGCCTGGCTGGTGCAGCTGCTCTCGGCACGCCGCCTGGCGGTGTGGGTGTCACTGGGTTTCCTCGCCTCATCCTTGCTTTGCTCGATGGCCTGGAGCCTGGAAAGCATGATCGTGTTTCGCGCCACGCAGGGCTTTACCGGCGGAGCGCTGATCCCCCTGGCATTCACCCTGACCCTGATCAAGCTGCCGGAACACCACCGCGCCAAGGGCATGGCGCTGTTCGCCCTGACCGCCACCTTCGCCCCGTCGATCGGACCGACCCTGGGCGGCTGGCTGACGGAAAACTTCGGCTGGGAATACATCTTCTATATCAACGTGCCGCCGGGCCTGCTGATGATCGCCGGGTTGATGTACGGCCTGGAAAAAAAGCCTGCAGACTGGCTGCTGCTGAAAAGCACCGATTACGCCGGCATCGTCACCCTCGGCATGGGCCTGGGCTGCCTGCAAGTGTTTCTCGAAGAAGGCCACCGCAAGGACTGGCTGGAATCCAGCCTGATCAGCGGGCTGGGCAGCGTGGCCGCGATCAGCCTGGTGCTGTTCGTCATCCTGCAGATCTCGCGGCCCAACCCACTGATCAACCTCGGCGTGCTGCGCGAGCGCAACTTCGGCCTGTCGAGCATTTCCAGCATCGGCCTGGGCATGGGGTTGTATGGCTCGATCTATGTGCTGCCGCTGTACCTGGCGCAGATCCAGGGCTACAACGCCCTGCAGATCGGCGAGGTGATCATGTGGATGGGCGTGCCACAGCTGTTTCTGATTCCGCTGGTGCCGCTGCTGATGAAGAAGATCTCGCCGAAATGGCTGTGCGCCCTGGGCTTTGGCCTGTTCGGCGGCGCCAGCTTCCTCTCCGGGGTACTCAATCCGGACTTCGCTGGCGAGCAGTTCAACCATATCCAGATTCTGCGTGCACTCGGCCAGCCGTTGGTGATGGTGACCATCTCACTGATCGCCACCGCCTACACCCTGCCGCAGGATGCCGGCTCGGCGTCAAGCCTGTTCAACATCCTGCGCAACCTCGGCGGAGCCATCGGTATTGCCTTGCTTGCCACCCTGCTCGACAGCCGCGCCAAGGTGTATTTCGACTACCTGCGCGAAGCCCTGGTGCCGAGCAATCCGCAGGTTGCCGAGCGCCTGGCATTGCTGACCGAAAAGCTCGGTAGCGAGCAGGCGGCCCTGGCCAAGCTCAGCGAAATCACCCATCAGCAGGCGGCGATCATGGCCTACAATGACGCCTTCCACTGCATCGGCATCGCCCTTGGCATCAGCATGCTGGCGGTGCTGCTGACGCGCAAACTGCCTGCCGGCGCCACCGGCGGCGCGGCTCATTGA
- the gltX gene encoding glutamate--tRNA ligase yields the protein MTTVRTRIAPSPTGDPHVGTAYIALFNLCFARQHGGEFILRIEDTDQVRSTRESEQQIYDALRWLGIEWSEGPDVGGSHGPYRQSERGHIYQKYSAELVEKGHAFHCFCSAERLDKVRAEQMEAKQTPRYDGHCMHLTADEVQQRLAAGEPNVVRMKVPTEGVCVVPDMLRGEVEIPWDRMDMQVLMKTDGLPTYFLANVVDDHLMGITHVLRGEEWLPSAPKLILLYEYFGWEKPQLCYMPLLRNPDKSKLSKRKNPTSITFYERMGFLPQAMLNYLGRMGWSMPDEREKFSLDEMIEHFDINRVSLGGPIFDLEKLSWLNGQWMRELSVEEFAAGAQKWAFNSDYLMQIAPHVQGRVETFSQIAPLASFFFAGGVAPDAALFEHKKLSAEQVRQLMQLILWKLEALRQWEKDKITGCIQAVVEHLQLKLRDAMPLMFAAVTGQASSVSVLDAMEILGPDLTRFRLRQAIELLGGVSKKENKEWEKLLAAIA from the coding sequence ATGACCACCGTCCGCACCCGTATTGCGCCGTCGCCCACTGGTGATCCGCACGTAGGCACCGCCTATATCGCCCTGTTCAACCTGTGCTTTGCCCGTCAGCACGGTGGCGAATTTATCCTGCGTATCGAAGATACCGACCAGGTGCGCTCGACCCGTGAGTCCGAGCAACAGATCTACGACGCCCTGCGCTGGCTGGGCATCGAGTGGAGTGAAGGCCCGGATGTCGGCGGCTCGCACGGCCCGTACCGGCAGAGCGAGCGCGGGCACATCTACCAGAAGTACAGCGCCGAACTGGTCGAGAAGGGCCATGCCTTCCACTGCTTCTGCAGCGCTGAGCGCCTGGATAAAGTGCGTGCCGAGCAGATGGAAGCCAAGCAGACGCCACGTTACGACGGCCATTGCATGCACCTGACCGCTGATGAGGTGCAACAGCGCCTGGCCGCTGGCGAGCCGAATGTCGTGCGCATGAAAGTGCCGACCGAGGGCGTGTGCGTGGTACCGGATATGCTGCGTGGCGAAGTGGAGATCCCCTGGGATCGCATGGACATGCAGGTGTTGATGAAGACCGATGGTCTGCCGACCTACTTCCTGGCCAACGTGGTTGATGACCACCTGATGGGTATCACCCATGTGCTGCGCGGCGAAGAATGGCTGCCGTCGGCGCCCAAGCTGATTCTGCTGTACGAGTACTTCGGCTGGGAAAAGCCGCAGCTGTGCTACATGCCGTTGCTGCGTAACCCGGATAAAAGCAAGTTGTCCAAGCGCAAGAACCCGACCTCGATCACCTTCTATGAGCGCATGGGCTTCCTGCCGCAGGCCATGCTCAACTACCTCGGCCGTATGGGCTGGTCGATGCCGGATGAGCGCGAGAAGTTCAGCCTCGACGAGATGATCGAGCACTTCGATATCAACCGGGTTTCCCTCGGTGGGCCGATCTTCGATCTGGAGAAGCTGTCCTGGCTCAACGGCCAGTGGATGCGCGAGCTGAGCGTCGAAGAGTTCGCTGCGGGTGCGCAGAAGTGGGCGTTTAACAGCGACTACCTGATGCAGATCGCCCCGCATGTGCAGGGCAGGGTGGAAACCTTTAGCCAGATCGCGCCATTGGCCAGTTTTTTCTTCGCTGGTGGGGTGGCCCCGGATGCGGCGTTGTTCGAGCACAAGAAGCTCTCGGCCGAGCAGGTGCGTCAGCTGATGCAGCTGATCCTGTGGAAGCTTGAAGCGCTGCGCCAGTGGGAAAAAGACAAGATCACCGGCTGCATTCAGGCGGTGGTCGAGCATCTGCAACTGAAATTGCGCGACGCCATGCCGTTGATGTTCGCTGCTGTCACCGGTCAGGCCAGCTCGGTATCCGTGCTTGATGCCATGGAAATCCTCGGCCCGGACCTCACTCGTTTCCGTCTGCGTCAGGCTATCGAGCTGCTTGGTGGCGTGTCGAAGAAGGAAAACAAAGAGTGGGAGAAGCTGTTGGCGGCCATCGCCTAA
- a CDS encoding TetR/AcrR family transcriptional regulator: MSNKKAQTRERILAAASVALLQRGPAEPRVAEVMGVAGLTVGGFYAHFESKDALMLEVFQQVLCQRRERLALLDPALSANERRVLLAAFYLSRKHRDASEQGCPLPSSIGELARMSDGFRGVLAEHVELMTAHLAGSPEETDQALADIALMVGGLALARALGPGELSDRVLRAAKSAIV, encoded by the coding sequence ATGAGCAATAAGAAGGCGCAAACCCGCGAGCGCATCCTGGCCGCTGCCAGTGTGGCGCTGCTGCAGCGTGGCCCGGCTGAACCCCGCGTGGCTGAGGTGATGGGCGTTGCGGGTTTGACGGTCGGAGGCTTCTACGCGCATTTCGAGAGCAAGGACGCGCTGATGCTGGAGGTATTCCAGCAGGTGCTCTGTCAGCGGCGGGAACGCTTAGCGCTGCTTGATCCAGCCCTGTCTGCTAATGAGCGTCGGGTACTGCTGGCAGCCTTCTATCTGTCACGCAAGCACCGAGATGCCAGTGAACAAGGGTGTCCGCTGCCCAGTTCGATAGGTGAGCTGGCGCGTATGTCGGATGGTTTTCGCGGCGTGCTGGCTGAGCATGTCGAGCTGATGACGGCGCATCTTGCGGGCAGTCCTGAGGAAACTGATCAGGCGCTGGCCGATATTGCCTTGATGGTCGGAGGTCTGGCGCTGGCACGCGCGCTGGGCCCCGGTGAGTTGTCTGATCGAGTCTTGCGTGCCGCTAAATCGGCAATCGTCTGA
- a CDS encoding alpha/beta fold hydrolase, producing MNSMSWVRGFNASIGLLAPHALASKLRREFMTPHTLPPRDWELPLLAQAERITLRFGLSALRWGSGPAVLLMHGWEGRPTQFAELIKALVNAGYGVVALDAPAHGRSPGREANVVLFARALLEAASELPPLKAVIGHSMGGASALLATQLGLRAEALVSIAAPSRILTMLRRFSRYMGLPRQARAHFVRLVEEKAGIPAGQLDSAHYQLDFPGLVVHAADDPMVPFSEAEAIHQSWFDSRLLRLENGGHQRVLADPRVVQAVLELLESLSQTSSKALAS from the coding sequence ATGAATAGCATGAGCTGGGTTCGTGGTTTCAACGCATCGATTGGCCTGCTGGCGCCGCATGCACTGGCCAGCAAGCTGCGCCGTGAGTTTATGACGCCGCATACCCTGCCGCCGCGGGACTGGGAGCTGCCGCTGCTGGCGCAGGCCGAGCGCATCACGCTGCGTTTTGGTCTGTCCGCGCTGCGCTGGGGCAGTGGGCCGGCCGTGTTGTTGATGCATGGCTGGGAAGGGCGGCCGACGCAGTTCGCCGAGCTGATCAAGGCCCTGGTCAATGCCGGCTACGGTGTAGTGGCGCTGGATGCCCCGGCCCATGGCCGTTCGCCTGGACGTGAAGCCAATGTGGTGCTGTTTGCCCGTGCCTTGCTGGAGGCTGCCAGCGAGCTGCCGCCACTGAAGGCGGTGATTGGCCATTCCATGGGAGGCGCCAGTGCTTTGCTGGCCACCCAGCTGGGCTTGCGCGCTGAGGCTTTGGTCAGCATTGCCGCGCCCAGCCGGATTCTGACCATGCTACGGCGCTTTTCACGTTATATGGGCTTGCCGCGTCAGGCGCGCGCGCACTTTGTTCGTCTGGTCGAAGAGAAAGCCGGGATACCCGCCGGCCAGCTTGATAGCGCGCACTACCAATTGGATTTCCCTGGATTGGTCGTGCATGCGGCGGATGACCCGATGGTACCGTTCAGCGAGGCGGAGGCGATTCACCAGAGTTGGTTCGACAGCCGCTTGCTGCGCCTGGAAAACGGCGGGCACCAGCGGGTGTTGGCTGATCCACGGGTCGTGCAGGCGGTGTTGGAGCTGCTGGAGTCGCTGAGTCAGACATCGTCCAAGGCGCTGGCCTCGTAA